Genomic segment of Chloracidobacterium sp. N:
CCCGGCGGTAGTCTTCACGGTACATCCAGGCAATGGCGTAGAAATGCGGGAACTGCCAGAAAAACATGATGGCAAACAGCACCCACGCTTCGAGCGACAGTGAACCGGCAGCCGCCGCCCACCCGACCAGCGGCGGCATGGCACCGGGAAAGGAACCAATCGCCGTCGAAAGCCAGGTGCGCGTTTTGAGCGGGGTGTAAATCCACACGTAGCCGATGGCGGTGGCCAACCCAAGAACAGCCGTCAGCGGGTTGACCGTCGGGCAGAGGTAGGCTTCAGCGCCAATGGTCAGCACCAGACCAAAGAGCAGCGCCTGAAAGGGTGTCACCTTTCCACTGGGAATCGGGCGGGTCGCCGTGCGCCGCATCTGCCCGTCAGCCGGGTGTTCCATCCACTGATTGAGCGCCGCAATCCCGCCGGAGAGCAGGCCGATGCCAAGCATGGCGTGACAGAACCGGGCCCAGTCCACCGGCCCCGGCGTGCCCAGCAGAAAACCAAAGGCGGCAATCAGGACAACCTCAAAGGTAATCCGGGGTTTGGTCAGGGCCCAGTAAGCGGCCAGCCGGTCACGGAGACCCAGGGCCACAACCGGCGTCGGAGAGGCAAGTGCAAGTGATTTCGGCATGACGACCTGTAACAACCGGGAGGGCAAAGCGCCCGGAACACAGCCTACTGCTGTTTCAGTATGGGATCAGGTGAGTAGAGCGAAGGAATCTCATGCGTTTTTTCGCGCGTGAAATAGTCGGCGAAGGTCAGTCCGAACAGCACGATGAGAAAGAAAAACGAACCGATGACGACGGTTCGCGTCAGCCAGGTGCTGTACCGGATGTGCATGAAATACAGAATGATGAGCGCCGCCTTGCCGATGGCAATCGCCAGCGCCACCGGCGTATTGAACGCTCCCAGGTCCATGCTGGCTGTCCAGACCGTAACCACCGTGCCGATGACCAGCGCCACGAGCACGAGAAGATAGGTCGCCGGGGAAATCGTGGGATGGGCATGGCTATGCCCGTTGGCATGGTGTGTGGCTGGCTGTTGTGTCGCCTGTCCCATGGCCGTTGCCTCCGATTCAGTGATGTCCGCCACCGCCCGGCGGCAGGTGTGCCCCAAGCAGGTAGAGCAGGGGGAAAAGGAAAATCCAGACCAGGTCCACGAAGTGCCAGTACAACCCGAACATCTCAACCGGGTTGTAGTATTCCGGGGAATACTTGCCCTGATAAGCCGTGATGAAAATCCAGATGAGCAGGCCCAGCCCAACGATCATGTGCAGGGCGTGCAGACCCGTCATAAAGAAGTAGAGAAAGAAGAACATCTGCGCCCCATTGGCGAGTTCGGGGGCTCCGGTCCACTGGAAGTTGAGGCCCGGCACGTCGTGGTCGAGGTAGTGGTGCTTGTACTCAAAGTATTTGACCACGAGAAACAGCGTCCCAAAGAAGCCGGTTGCCGCCAGGAAGCCCAGCAGACCACCCCGGCGGCCTTTTTCCGCCGAGGAAACGGCAAACACCATGGTCACGCTGCTCACGATGAGAAAGAGCGTGTTGAGACCGCCCATTTTCCAGTCCATGCGTGAGCTGGCCACCATGAAGGCGTCGGGAAACTTGTACCGATAGACGGCATAGGCCGTGAACAGGGCGCCGAACAGCAGGATTTCCGTCGCCAGGAACAGCCACATGCCAATGGTGGCCGATTCCTTCTGCTGCTCGATGGTGTAGAAGTGATGGGCGACAGGGCTGTGTGCGTTAGACAACTTCGGCCTCCCTTCCAGTTCCAGTTGCGGTTGCCGTGGGGGATGCAGGGGGATTCAGTCCGCCGGTGAGCTTGCCGGTCTGTTTGCCAGGCTGCGCCGGGCGCGTCGGGTAGTTGTAGGCTTCTTCGGTGACGATGGGCTGCTCGAGGAAGTTTTCCGGCGGCGGCGGCGAAGTCGTCTCCCATTCCAGTCCCTTGGCGCGCCACGGATTTGACGCCACCTTGCCGTAGCGCAGCGACCAGATGAAGTACACCAGCGGCAACAGGTAGCCCACACCCAGAATGGATGATCCGGCGGTGGACATCACATTCAGCACCTGGAACTCCGGCGCATAGACGTGGTAGCGGCGCGGCATCCCCAGGTAGCCGATGATGAACTGCGGAAAGAACGACAGGTTGAAGCCCACGAACACGATGAGCGCGCTCAGACGGCCCCACCATTCGGGGTACATCCGCCCGAACATCTTGGGCCACCAGTAGTGCAGACCGCCGAAGTAGCCCATCACCGCGCCGCCAACCATGATGAGGTGGAAGTGGGCAATGACGAAGTAGGTGTCGTGCAGGTGCCGGTCAAGCCCCATCGAGGCCAGAAACAGGCCCGTCAAACCGCCAATCGTAAACAGCCCGATGAAGCCCAGGGCATACAGCATCGGGGTATCGTAGGAAACCGAGCCTTTGTACAGCGTAGCCGTCCAGTTGAAGACCTTGACTGCCGAAGGCACGGCCACCAGATAGCTGAGAATGGAAAACAGCATGCCGGCATAGATGGACATGCTGGAGACATACATGTGGTGTCCCCACACGATGAAGCTGAAGATGGCGATCATCAGCGAGGAGACGGCCACGAACTTGTAGCCAAACACCCGCTTCCACGTGAACGCCGAGATCAGTTCACTGACCACACCCAGGCTTGGCAGGATCATGATGTACACCGCCGGGTGCGAGTAGAACCAGAACATGTGCTGGAACAGCACCGGGTCGCCGCCCAGCGCCGGGTCGAAGATGCCCACTTTGGCGAAGCGTTCGGCGGCAATGAGCACCATGGTGATGCCCAGCACCGGCGTCGCCAGCACCTGAATGATGCTCGTGGCATACAGTGACCAGATGAAAAGCGGCAGGCGGAACCAGGTCAGCCCCGGCGCGCGCATCTTGTGAATCGTGACGATGAAGTTGAGACCGGTCAGGATCGAGGAAAACCCGGTGAAGAACACGCCCAGCGTCGCCGCAATCACA
This window contains:
- a CDS encoding cytochrome c oxidase subunit 3 family protein: MSNAHSPVAHHFYTIEQQKESATIGMWLFLATEILLFGALFTAYAVYRYKFPDAFMVASSRMDWKMGGLNTLFLIVSSVTMVFAVSSAEKGRRGGLLGFLAATGFFGTLFLVVKYFEYKHHYLDHDVPGLNFQWTGAPELANGAQMFFFLYFFMTGLHALHMIVGLGLLIWIFITAYQGKYSPEYYNPVEMFGLYWHFVDLVWIFLFPLLYLLGAHLPPGGGGHH
- a CDS encoding cbb3-type cytochrome c oxidase subunit I is translated as MIEENVSLPRIHYLNSHYGWKSWLFTTDHKRIGLLYMVSITLMFFLGGFFALLIRLELLTPQADMFTADTYNKFFTLHGVILIFFFLVPSIPATLGNFLIPLMIGAKDVAFPRLNLLSWYIFVIGSLFTLWVVAVGGIDTGWTFYTPYSTTFANTHVIAATLGVFFTGFSSILTGLNFIVTIHKMRAPGLTWFRLPLFIWSLYATSIIQVLATPVLGITMVLIAAERFAKVGIFDPALGGDPVLFQHMFWFYSHPAVYIMILPSLGVVSELISAFTWKRVFGYKFVAVSSLMIAIFSFIVWGHHMYVSSMSIYAGMLFSILSYLVAVPSAVKVFNWTATLYKGSVSYDTPMLYALGFIGLFTIGGLTGLFLASMGLDRHLHDTYFVIAHFHLIMVGGAVMGYFGGLHYWWPKMFGRMYPEWWGRLSALIVFVGFNLSFFPQFIIGYLGMPRRYHVYAPEFQVLNVMSTAGSSILGVGYLLPLVYFIWSLRYGKVASNPWRAKGLEWETTSPPPPENFLEQPIVTEEAYNYPTRPAQPGKQTGKLTGGLNPPASPTATATGTGREAEVV
- the cyoE gene encoding heme o synthase, producing the protein MPKSLALASPTPVVALGLRDRLAAYWALTKPRITFEVVLIAAFGFLLGTPGPVDWARFCHAMLGIGLLSGGIAALNQWMEHPADGQMRRTATRPIPSGKVTPFQALLFGLVLTIGAEAYLCPTVNPLTAVLGLATAIGYVWIYTPLKTRTWLSTAIGSFPGAMPPLVGWAAAAGSLSLEAWVLFAIMFFWQFPHFYAIAWMYREDYRRAGIGMLPVIEADGRRTIRQTLITALVTVGLSLLPFWLGLSGWIYLAGALLLGALFLQSCLVLARTRTNLAARRVLRASVVYLPMLFLLMTLNRL
- a CDS encoding cytochrome C oxidase subunit IV family protein → MGQATQQPATHHANGHSHAHPTISPATYLLVLVALVIGTVVTVWTASMDLGAFNTPVALAIAIGKAALIILYFMHIRYSTWLTRTVVIGSFFFLIVLFGLTFADYFTREKTHEIPSLYSPDPILKQQ